From one Dermacentor silvarum isolate Dsil-2018 chromosome 3, BIME_Dsil_1.4, whole genome shotgun sequence genomic stretch:
- the LOC119445614 gene encoding uncharacterized protein LOC119445614, with amino-acid sequence MPRGKPRGRRETGDVVKWQIIELWEAGVKNKSEIARRLHLSWTAVNLWVQRWESEGHLNVRPRSGRPRTTSGDDETTVNTYTAFYGAGGALPKPAVQVKLERPDQRLSEHHHRPPPSFAAAASVAAAATSGCGDSDPSAANGPLPLLPLRQLSDPTCFANHESAFKRSFENGGDPHHPAERHEEVVGLDPPPPQRLSLATQTDGSSTTPPSEAVG; translated from the coding sequence ATGCCTCGGGGCAAACCCAGGGGTCGCCGCGAGACCGGCGACGTGGTGAAATGGCAAATCATCGAGCTCTGGGAGGCGGGCGTCAAGAACAAGAGCGAGATCGCGCGCCGACTCCACCTGTCGTGGACGGCCGTCAACCTCTGGGTGCAACGCTGGGAGAGCGAGGGCCACCTGAACGTACGGCCCCGCTCGGGCCGGCCGCGCACCACTTCGGGCGACGACGAAACCACCGTGAACACGTACACGGCCTTCTACGGCGCCGGTGGAGCGCTGCCCAAGCCTGCCGTTCAGGTCAAGCTCGAGCGGCCGGACCAGCGGCTCTCGGAGCACCACCACCGCCCGCCCCCGTCGTTCGCGGCTGCTGCTAGCGTCGCTGCCGCCGCGACCAGTGGCTGCGGCGACAGCGACCCGTCGGCGGCGAACGGCCCCTTGCCGCTGCTTCCGTTGCGTCAACTTTCCGACCCCACTTGCTTCGCGAACCACGAGAGCGCCTTCAAAAGGAGCTTTGAGAACGGCGGCGACCCCCACCACCCGGCCGAACGGCACGAGGAAGTGGTCGGTCTCGACCCGCCGCCGCCGCAAAGACTCAGCCTCGCTACTCAGACGGACGGCAGCAGCACGACGCCGCCCTCTGAAGCGGTCGGATAG